TCCAAGCCACCGTCACCGGTCCCGGCCGGGTCACGGTTGCCCCGTCGACGCCGCTCGTCGCGACGGTGGTCTCGTCTCTTGCCAACGATCAGTCGGCCCGTAACACCCAGTGAGCGTGAAACATATGAAACCCGGTCTCGTTGTATCCGCTCTCGCCGTAGCGTGCGCCGCGTCCTCGCTCGGAGCCTGTTCCACCTTCGACCGCCTGGCAGCGATCGGCGAACAGCCCGCGCTCACCGCGATCGAAAATCCGACCGCCCAGCCCGGATACAAGCCCGTACAGATGCCCATGCCGACTCCGCAACCCGCGGCCTACAGCCCGAACTCGCTGTGGCGCAACGGCTCGCGCGCCTTCTTCAAAGATCAGCGCGCGCATCAGGTTGGCGACATTCTTACGATTACCGTCAACCTCAACGACAAGGCCGCCATCGCCAACGAAACCCAGCGCAGTCGGGCTAACAAGGAAGACTCCGGCATCGACAACTTCTTCGGCAAGAGCAAGATCCCGATCATCAACGCGCCGATCGGATCGCGGATATTCACCGCCGATTCCGAGGCATCGAGCGACGGCAAGGGCTCGGTCAACCGCTCCGAAGCGCTCATCACCAACGTCGCGGCCGTGGTCACGCAGGTGTTGCCGAACGGCAACCTGGTGGTCGAAGGCAAGCAGGAGGTGCGGGTCAACTACGAGATGCGCGAGCTGATCGTCGCGGGCATCGTGCGGCCCGAGGACATCCAGAGCGACAACACCATCGATTCCACCAAGATCGCCGAGGCGCGCATCGCCTATGGCGGCCGCGGCCAGATCATGGACGTGCAGCAGCCGCGCATCGGCCAGCAGGTGATGGACGTGCTGCTGCCCTTCTGACGGTTTCTCGTGTGCGTGACCCGTACGCGTTGGTTTGTTGCGTAGGAGCATGATGGCGTCCGGAAAGGTCGGGCGTCCCGGACACCATCATGCCCCGCAATGAATGCGAGCTCCCCTGTCATTGCGTCTCGCGAGCGTAATGACAGTCTACGCGGCCTCCGGCAGCTCCCCGCCGGAGGCCG
The Rhodoplanes sp. Z2-YC6860 genome window above contains:
- the flgH gene encoding flagellar basal body L-ring protein FlgH, producing the protein MKPGLVVSALAVACAASSLGACSTFDRLAAIGEQPALTAIENPTAQPGYKPVQMPMPTPQPAAYSPNSLWRNGSRAFFKDQRAHQVGDILTITVNLNDKAAIANETQRSRANKEDSGIDNFFGKSKIPIINAPIGSRIFTADSEASSDGKGSVNRSEALITNVAAVVTQVLPNGNLVVEGKQEVRVNYEMRELIVAGIVRPEDIQSDNTIDSTKIAEARIAYGGRGQIMDVQQPRIGQQVMDVLLPF